Below is a window of Spelaeicoccus albus DNA.
GTGAATGTCAGATCGGCATCTTCCACCTCCTCAGTAACGCGTCGCGCTTCAGACGAGACACCGTCGATCGGAATCGACAAGTACTTGTCGCGCTCGTCGGCCAACAATTCGACGGGCGCCCCGTCCGGCGTCCGCGACACGACATGCACGGTGAGCAGTACAGTTCCGTCGACCCAACGAGCCGAAGTCGCCTCGGCGAGCGTTGAAATTCCCAATTCGAACTCTGACAAGGCGACGAGGTCGTCGAAACGATCAGCGCGCAAAAGCTCGCCTCGAACTCGGAACAGCGCTGTGAGCGGACGCCAGATTTCCGGATCGGTGAAGCGCTCCCGCGCAAGCTCGTAAATTTCGCGATAAATTGCACGACGATACTTGTCGTCGTATCGGGCAAAAGGCGTGCCTACGCGCTTCAGCATCTCGGTGCGGTACCAGCGCCGGAGCAGCACATTGCGCCGCGGCCCGGGCTCCGTAAGGCATTCGACCGCGTCGATCGCTTCACGCAGATTGTCGAAGTAGCCGGCCGGATCGAGCTGCTGGAAGCCGGCGTTTGCCTCGTCCTCGCGTTTAATGTGGTGATAGCACGAGTAATCCGACAAAACCGAAATTCCGTCAGCCTGTAAATACGCTTTTGTGCAAAAGAGGTGATCTTCCAGCCGCCGTTTGCCTTCGGGGAAGCGGATTCCGTGAGCACTCAGGAATTCGCGCCGAAACATCTTGTGCGGCGTCATGCTTTCGACGATCGGTGCGGTCTCGATGTCGGCGTGTTCGTAGTTTCGCCGGAATAGCGTCGTGGGCACACGGCGTCCATGCCCCTCGATCTTTCCGATGACGACGTCGGACTTGGTGCGCACGCCCATGTCATACATGCGTTCAAGAGCTTCCGGGGCAAGCCAGTCGTCGTGATCGACAAAATAGATGTATTCGCCACGGGCCAGTTCCGTACCGATGTTGCGCGGCTTGCCGGGCCAACCCGAGTTCGGGATGTGCTCGACCCGCACGTTTTCTCGTTCCGCAGCCAACTGGTCGAGTCGCGCGGGCGTTTCGTCGCTGGAACCGTCGTCGACAAAGATCGCTTCGTACTCGTCGTCTGACATCGTCTGCCCGATGATCGAGTCGATCAGCGGCTCAATGTATTCGCCGGTGTTATAAACAGCAACGACGACACTGACCTTGGTTGTCATATGGCTCACTAGGATCGGGAGCAACGTGGGCGATGTGCCGGAAAACAGGCACGCGTCCAGTTTACGGTAGCAACCTGCGGATCCTGTATTCTCGGTGCAAGCTCCGCCGGGCGATTCGACGCCTGAAATCCCGTTCAACGAAAGGCAACGTCAGTGCCGGTATTCAAAAATGGCGACAAGAACGTCCTGTTCATCCATGTACCCAAGACCGGCGGGACGTCGGTGGAAAAAATCTTCACCGACAGCGGCTACGAGAAGTATCTCTACGACAAGTCCTACGGCAAGGATTCTCCCAATTATCTGCGGCGTAGCTCACCGCAGCATCTGCATGCGGAGCTTCTGCGTGCCACGCTTCGGCTGAACCGGTTCGATGTCATATTCATGACGACCCGCGAGCCGATGGCCCGGTTCAAGTCCGAATACGCTATGCGCAACAAGGAGAACCTCGAACCCGCCAATCAGCGGGTCGAGGAATGGACCGACAGCGCGTTCTCGAAGTACATGGCTGATCCGTTCGTTCACGACAATCACCTGCGACCGCAATCGGAGTTCTATCTGCCCGGCTGCATCGTCTACCGACTCGAGGACGGCCTCGAATCAATAGTGAACGACCTCAACACCAAGCACGGTTTGAACTTGAGCTCCGATATCCCGCGATCCATGGACCGGCAGAAACGAAGCGGGCACTCCAGCAAGGACGTCGTTGTGCCGGAAAACGTAGAACGCCGTGTCAAGGAATTCTATTACGACGACTTCGCAAAGTTCGGGTACGAACTCTAGGAGTTGCTCGGCCGCGTCTCGGTCGCCGACAGCGCGATTGACGCAAACGGATACTTTTCGACACGGCCTGCGGAAATATCGTCGAGTAACTTGCGAGTGTCCGTCAGCTGCTCGGCGAATAGCGAACGTGGATCGTATTCCCACCACCGACTGGCGATCAATTCGTGCGCTCGGGACTCATCGAATCTGTATCGGATGATGCGGCCCGGGTTTCCGCCAACAATTGCATACGGCGGCACGTCTTTCGTAACCACGGCTCCAGCGGCGATGACGGCTCCGGTTCCTATCGTGATGCCCGCGGCCAGGGTAGCGCCGTCACCGATCCATACGTCGTGACCGATCTCCGGGTAACGCAATTCTCCGTACGGGTGGAAGGATTTGGCGTGCTCGACAATCGGATCAGTCATGAAATCGGCGAACAGCGGGTTCTTCGTGCGAAAAGTTATCGCCGATGTCGTGATCAGATTCAGCGGATGATGCGAGTCGATGAATCTCAGTCCTCGCGAGATCGAGCAGAATCTGCCAATCACGATGCTTTCGGGTAGCGCCGAATACGAGTAGCTAAACGCGCCGATACTGCACAGGCCGGATGTGTGCCGTCCCCCAGCCATCGCGCGATACTTGCCGCCGAAGAGCCCCGAGTTCTGCTCGATCGTCACGGGTCCGTGCAAGACAATTTCTTGGCCCGCCGCCAACCAGCCATATTTGCCGTCCGCTACCGACAGGTTCTTTCGATGCAAATAGACGCGATGACTCTGTAGTTCGCGCAGAAATTCTTCAGTGATCGTGAATTTTTTAGCCACACCTCGAACAGTACAAACCGCCTCTCGGAGTTTACTGCGTAAGCACGCTGAAATTCCTGCAGAGTGGCTGCACAGGCAGCGGACCCCGAGAGCGCGGTTTGCGACAAGTGTTTACGGCAGCACCCTGACGTACTTGAGGGGCTTCATCCAGCTGAACGTGCGATGAATGGTGTCGACGCGGGTGTTT
It encodes the following:
- a CDS encoding sulfotransferase family 2 domain-containing protein; this translates as MPVFKNGDKNVLFIHVPKTGGTSVEKIFTDSGYEKYLYDKSYGKDSPNYLRRSSPQHLHAELLRATLRLNRFDVIFMTTREPMARFKSEYAMRNKENLEPANQRVEEWTDSAFSKYMADPFVHDNHLRPQSEFYLPGCIVYRLEDGLESIVNDLNTKHGLNLSSDIPRSMDRQKRSGHSSKDVVVPENVERRVKEFYYDDFAKFGYEL
- a CDS encoding glycosyltransferase family 2 protein; translated protein: MTTKVSVVVAVYNTGEYIEPLIDSIIGQTMSDDEYEAIFVDDGSSDETPARLDQLAAERENVRVEHIPNSGWPGKPRNIGTELARGEYIYFVDHDDWLAPEALERMYDMGVRTKSDVVIGKIEGHGRRVPTTLFRRNYEHADIETAPIVESMTPHKMFRREFLSAHGIRFPEGKRRLEDHLFCTKAYLQADGISVLSDYSCYHHIKREDEANAGFQQLDPAGYFDNLREAIDAVECLTEPGPRRNVLLRRWYRTEMLKRVGTPFARYDDKYRRAIYREIYELARERFTDPEIWRPLTALFRVRGELLRADRFDDLVALSEFELGISTLAEATSARWVDGTVLLTVHVVSRTPDGAPVELLADERDKYLSIPIDGVSSEARRVTEEVEDADLTFTVRKRGDGTSVECMASPTGRRVPGGAGAVDYTYQVKVDVGTVKGGVWDLYTRMTHWGWARQTKRVSVAAGVDMTSAIVGDKPRIVIPYRTDAGNFSIDMAQKVKSLPLELAGELANVGEAFGPELRLTLPVHTTPESADLPVDVTAESHDGADYESVAGRIIASEGGGLLTAEFSQKHDHAHLNLRTSHGKGAAGLRVQQTQRQEAPRRLGLLRRIFGNSKNTGRKS
- a CDS encoding CatB-related O-acetyltransferase, yielding MAKKFTITEEFLRELQSHRVYLHRKNLSVADGKYGWLAAGQEIVLHGPVTIEQNSGLFGGKYRAMAGGRHTSGLCSIGAFSYSYSALPESIVIGRFCSISRGLRFIDSHHPLNLITTSAITFRTKNPLFADFMTDPIVEHAKSFHPYGELRYPEIGHDVWIGDGATLAAGITIGTGAVIAAGAVVTKDVPPYAIVGGNPGRIIRYRFDESRAHELIASRWWEYDPRSLFAEQLTDTRKLLDDISAGRVEKYPFASIALSATETRPSNS